The Cydia amplana chromosome 9, ilCydAmpl1.1, whole genome shotgun sequence genome includes a region encoding these proteins:
- the LOC134650757 gene encoding lipase 1-like: protein MLIRSDLVITPQLVTMYHSLLVFPVCLAVVTAGRSPHADLVDKLERSPEGGRYSSDVFEDGRLDLESVIRKYQYPYESHHVVTEDGYILGAVRIPHGRDQNNQPGSKPVVLILHGLLSSCADFVLLGPGHALSYMLAEEGYDVWLLNSRGNFHSRNHTTLDPNRQGDTSFWAFSWDEMGRLDVPAYIDYILEVTGQEKVHFIGHSQGGTSFLVSMAMRPEYNEKIISFQGLAPAAFFYNNRNPAFLGFAPFERVLEVTIDKTSLAGQIGIYEVLGRSDLLTPLLMQVCRDGLFTQAICKLVVQYDRNDGIFNTTMFPAFLGHAPSGASIRQVSHYGQSIKYGTFSRFHYGHIQNLITYGRVDPPPYNLNLITARSYLHYGLGDLEVDYRDILVLEERLPNARAIQTTRSGFTHFDFIWSMDAREQVYETALQMMREAEGLL, encoded by the exons ATGCTTATACGAAGTGATTTAGTGATAACACCGCAGTTGGTCACAATGTATCACAGTTTGCTGGTTTTCCCGGTTTGTCTAGCGGTGGTGACGGCAGGGCGCTCGCCACATGCTGACTTGGTGGACAAACTTGAAAGAAGCCCGGAAGGCGGGAGATATTCGTCTGATGTTTTTGAAGACGGCAGGCTTGATTTG GAAAGTGTAATAAGAAAATACCAGTACCCCTACGAATCCCACCATGTAGTGACGGAGGATGGATATATTCTGGGAGCCGTCCGTATCCCGCATGGGAGGGATCAGAATAACCAGCCAGGGTCCAAGCCAGTGGTCCTGATATTGCACGGTCTCCTCTCTTCTTGTGCTGACTTTGTGCTGTTGGGACCTGGCCATGCTttat CTTACATGCTCGCCGAAGAAGGATACGACGTATGGCTTCTAAACTCTCGTGGCAATTTCCATTCCAGGAATCACACGACTTTAGACCCTAACAGACAAGGGGACACCTCTTTCTGGGCATTTAGTTGGGATGAAATGGGCCGATTAGACGTTCCAGCATACATCGATTATATTTTAGAGGTCACGGGACAAGAGAAAGTCCACTTCATTGGTCATTCCCAAGGAGGGACTTCATTCTTAGTCAGCATGGCGATGAGACCTGAATATAATGAGAAGATAATCTCTTTCCAAGGTTTAGCTCCGGCAGCTTTCTTTTACAATAATAGGAATCCGGCCTTTCTTGGTTTTGCTCCGTTTGAAAGGGTTTTAGAAGTAA CCATTGACAAAACT TCACTCGCTGGTCAGATAGGCATCTACGAGGTCTTGGGCAGGAGCGACTTACTCACGCCATTGCTCATGCAAGTGTGCCGTGACGGGCTCTTCACACAAGCGATCTGCAAGCTGGTCGTCCAATACGACCGGAATGATGGTATTTTCAACACG ACGATGTTCCCAGCATTCCTCGGCCACGCCCCGTCTGGCGCATCAATACGTCAAGTTTCGCACTACGGCCAAAGCATCAAATACGGCACCTTCAGCCGTTTCCACTACGGTCACATCCAGAACCTGATCACCTACGGCAGAGTGGATCCTCCCCCCTACAACTTGAATCTCATAACCGCTAGATCGTACTTGCACTATGGTCTCGGTGATTTAGAGGTTGACTATAGGGACATTTTGGTGTTAGAAGAGCGGTTGCCAAATGCAAGGGCCATTCAAACGACGAGGTCTGGCTTCACTCATTTTGACTTTATTTGGAGTATGGATGCTAGGGAGCAAGTGTATGAGACGGCTCTTCAAATGATGAGGGAAGCCGAGGGATTactataa